A single genomic interval of Rhizophagus irregularis chromosome 15, complete sequence harbors:
- a CDS encoding uncharacterized protein (SECRETED:cutsite_TLS-HK; SECRETED:prob_0.8533); SECRETED:SignalP(1-23) gives MKILSTINFIILIGLICLTQTLSHKCLEFKKPLYKYKTQVVDCPLVTANDKRQTQTSPDNMFVVDFDCSINNATLCDKVKDVFITAGKFITATLDLKSAVSVKAQFVDFCASFNDCDTNAIILGAAGPARMIPFLNDTEGKVRLYPQALYKQMNLPDHPQFGPNEIEAIFNANMSYWFEGDPLPMGFRQADMLYVVLHELIHGLGFINSWNDYFNLQALHPYIDKIMEVDTGTPGTPGAPGAPAGTPGAPGTPAGTPGAPGTPAGAPGTPGIPGVPGTSPGTPPGSPGSPVPSNVIVQFLEFKFDRNLVLLKSGQSLSSITDQLNTFKFDLNLPNDLIINSFIKSPQFQIAKNMYTLGTTHGEIGFLLTPDVQPNTTLTADQIRDNVLIVETSLNPFVSSSSIGHVDFDTYINSSDFLMLFTYPHGKTLAEMMDRSNSTNTYGPIGPKLRTLLGILGYEVKSSYTSPIIFNASNTATINSTDTSNNNENNNDKKNNSSFVSFNLVLTFICILLVNYFIY, from the exons atgaagATTTTATCAACGATTAATTTCATCATCCTAATAGGATTAATATGTTTAACGCAAACGTTATCACACAAATGTCTTGAATTCAAAAAAccattatacaaatataaaactcAAGTTGTTGATTGTCCATTGGTGACAGCTAATGATAAAAGACAAACACAGACATCACCAGATAATATGTTTGTCGTAGATTTTGATTGTTCAATTAATAATGCAACATTATGTGATAAAGTTAAGGATGTATTTATTACTGCAGGAAAATTTATAACAGCAACATTAGACTTAAAATCTGCCGTGAGTGTAAAAGCACAGTTTGTAGATTTTTGTGCAAGTTTTAATGATTGTGACACGAATGCAATAATATTAGGAGCAGCAGGCCCGGCAAGAATGATCCCATTTCTAAATGATACAGAGGGTAAAGTTAGATTATATCCACAAGcattatataaacaaatgaATTTACCAGATCATCCGCAATTTGGACCAAATGAAATTGAAGCAATTTTTAATGCAAATATGAGTTATTGGTTTGAAGGTGATCCATTACCTATGGGATTCAGACAAGCTGACATGTTATATGTCGTTCTTCATGAACTTATTCATGGATTAggttttataaattcatggaatgattattttaatttacaagcATTACATCcttatattgataaaattatggaAGTCGATACAGGAACACCAGGAACACCGGGAGCACCGGGAGCACCAGCAGGAACACCAGGAGCACCGGGAACACCAGCAGGAACACCAGGAGCACCGGGAACACCAGCAGGAGCTCCAGGAACTCCAGGGATTCCAGGAGTACCAGGAACATCACCAGGTACCCCACCAGGATCACCAGGATCACCAGTACCTTCAAACGTTATAGTCCAATTCttagaatttaaatttgatagaaatttagTGTTATTGAAGAGTGGACAATCACTTTCATCAATAACTGAtcaattaaatacttttaaattcgatttaaatttacctaatgatttaataattaactCATTCATAAAATCACCACAATTTCAAATAGCCAAGAATATGTACACACTTGGTACTACACATGGTGAAATTGGGTTTTTACTTACACCTGATGTTCAACCTAATACTACATTAACTGCGGATCAAATTCGAGATAATGTTTTGATTGTGGAGACCAGTTTGAATCCTTTTGTATCTAGTTCAAGTATTGGACACGTAGATTTTGATACTTATATAAATAGTAgtgattttttaatgttatttacGTATCCTCACGGAAAAACTCTTGCTGAAATGATGGATAGATCAAATAGTACTAATACATATGGTCCCATCGGTCCTAAATTAAGAACTCTCTTGGGAATTTTagg gtaTGAAGTTAAAAGTAGTTACACTTCACCGAT